One window of Chitinivibrionales bacterium genomic DNA carries:
- a CDS encoding 50S ribosomal protein L25, with the protein MRRFESSRPSHFYRIYDTKRTYKGGTSLNIEKLTARIRTYQGKSSARKSRESGWIPAVYYGNNRETKSIEVSVPEFGVLLRAGNVSHLIDLNLEGEKDSIAIVKEIQRDPIIPGHIFHLDFQHVSMDEKVTVEIPVEISGTPVGVKEQGGILGHPVKTITVECLPMNIPEKVVVDVSGLHIGESIHLSDLSVTDAEIKGSLQEMIANVTPPTKAKEEEAEAEEGAVEEGAAGGEAKEGGEAKTA; encoded by the coding sequence CCCGCCCCAGCCATTTTTATAGAATATACGATACAAAGCGTACTTATAAAGGAGGAACTAGCTTGAATATCGAAAAGCTAACCGCGCGCATCCGAACTTATCAGGGAAAATCGAGCGCCCGAAAATCCAGAGAAAGTGGATGGATTCCGGCTGTTTATTACGGAAACAATCGGGAGACGAAAAGTATTGAAGTCAGTGTTCCGGAGTTTGGCGTATTGCTCCGTGCCGGAAATGTTTCCCATCTTATCGACCTGAACCTGGAAGGTGAAAAGGATTCGATTGCTATTGTGAAGGAAATTCAGAGAGATCCGATTATACCGGGACATATCTTTCACCTGGATTTCCAGCATGTATCAATGGATGAGAAAGTCACAGTCGAAATACCGGTGGAAATATCCGGTACACCTGTTGGTGTCAAAGAGCAGGGTGGCATTCTGGGACATCCGGTAAAAACCATTACCGTTGAATGTCTTCCCATGAATATCCCCGAAAAAGTAGTGGTTGATGTTTCCGGTCTTCATATCGGCGAATCGATTCATCTCTCGGATTTAAGTGTCACCGATGCTGAAATCAAAGGTTCTCTGCAGGAAATGATCGCCAATGTAACACCGCCGACCAAAGCGAAGGAAGAAGAAGCCGAAGCTGAAGAAGGTGCTGTAGAGGAAGGTGCTGCCGGTGGAGAAGCTAAAGAAGGCGGAGAAGCCAAAACTGCATAA
- a CDS encoding aminoacyl-tRNA hydrolase, whose protein sequence is MWRIFEIFGLTKYLPKGIEYCVFGIGNPGIRYSDTRHNIGFRVVDTLCRSLDIKGNRRLKQAQITWGTSPEGRSILCIKPLTYVNRCGPVLKNWLERCRLPLSSCLVITDDLHLDPGVVRLRRGGSAGGHNGLKSIIGSVGKDFPRLRFGIGKVPAGTSTIDFVLGEFSAEEETIIASAINRASEAVLFFFNNGIDATMNKYNT, encoded by the coding sequence ATGTGGCGGATCTTTGAAATTTTTGGTTTAACTAAATATCTGCCAAAAGGGATCGAATATTGTGTGTTCGGTATCGGCAACCCTGGTATTCGTTATAGTGACACCCGTCATAATATCGGTTTCAGAGTAGTCGATACTCTCTGCCGATCACTCGATATCAAGGGGAATCGCCGGTTGAAACAGGCGCAGATTACATGGGGAACAAGCCCGGAGGGCAGGTCGATTCTCTGTATCAAACCGCTTACCTATGTTAATCGATGCGGTCCTGTCCTTAAAAACTGGTTAGAACGCTGTCGGCTTCCCTTATCCTCGTGTCTGGTAATAACCGATGATCTGCATCTTGACCCTGGAGTAGTTCGTTTACGGCGCGGTGGTTCTGCCGGCGGCCATAACGGATTGAAATCGATCATTGGATCGGTCGGTAAAGATTTTCCCCGATTGCGATTCGGAATCGGAAAGGTTCCCGCGGGAACAAGTACTATCGATTTCGTTTTAGGAGAATTCTCGGCAGAAGAAGAAACAATTATTGCTTCGGCAATAAATCGGGCTTCCGAAGCCGTACTCTTCTTTTTCAATAATGGAATCGATGCAACAATGAATAAATATAATACCTGA
- the rpsF gene encoding 30S ribosomal protein S6, producing the protein MKRPYETVVVFDGSLSSEVLQQEQKKVEDLIKQNGDFEKLDHWGNRRLAYEINKKRSGHYSLFQFQSDKNVAEQMDRAFKLNSNILRHLTIVREPDKKNNPKGKQSSANTITAKSNEEEK; encoded by the coding sequence GTGAAACGACCCTATGAAACAGTGGTTGTTTTTGATGGATCACTTTCAAGCGAAGTCCTTCAACAGGAACAAAAGAAAGTTGAAGATCTGATCAAACAAAACGGTGATTTCGAAAAACTCGATCATTGGGGAAATCGCCGTCTCGCCTACGAAATCAACAAAAAGAGAAGCGGTCATTATTCTCTTTTTCAATTCCAAAGCGACAAAAATGTAGCCGAACAAATGGATCGGGCTTTCAAGCTTAACTCGAATATTTTGCGTCACCTGACAATCGTTCGGGAGCCTGATAAAAAAAATAATCCTAAAGGAAAGCAATCCTCAGCGAATACAATTACTGCAAAATCGAACGAGGAGGAGAAATAA
- the rpsR gene encoding 30S ribosomal protein S18 translates to MPRYNKGPRVKRSCWYCANRVEPDYKNSDVLRNGVTDRGKIMPKRTTGTCATHQRRVAREVKRARHLALLPFVAENIHG, encoded by the coding sequence ATGCCACGATATAATAAAGGTCCCAGAGTTAAACGATCATGCTGGTATTGTGCCAATCGGGTTGAACCCGATTATAAAAATTCCGATGTATTACGAAATGGCGTTACCGACAGAGGCAAAATAATGCCGAAACGGACTACAGGCACTTGTGCAACGCATCAACGGAGAGTGGCCCGGGAAGTCAAACGGGCGCGGCATCTGGCGCTCTTGCCCTTTGTGGCCGAAAATATCCATGGATAA
- a CDS encoding 50S ribosomal protein L9 translates to MDVILKQDYGKLGKTMDVVSVKEGYARNFLFPRGIAVLATEGNRKAVAEAKKVNEKREGKKIKEAGELAQKIEKVPCTIPVKVGEEDKMYGSVGSQEICDFLKKEGFDIERSKVMLEEPIKQLGVYTIDIDLYKDVIAHLKVWVVKDQGS, encoded by the coding sequence ATGGATGTAATTTTAAAACAGGATTATGGAAAGCTCGGCAAAACAATGGATGTTGTTTCTGTCAAAGAGGGCTATGCGCGTAATTTCCTCTTTCCTCGCGGAATTGCCGTGCTGGCCACGGAGGGGAACCGCAAAGCCGTTGCCGAGGCAAAAAAGGTAAACGAAAAGCGTGAAGGCAAAAAGATCAAGGAAGCCGGGGAGCTGGCCCAAAAGATCGAAAAGGTTCCCTGTACTATTCCGGTGAAGGTTGGTGAAGAAGACAAAATGTATGGTTCGGTGGGTTCCCAGGAAATCTGTGATTTCCTTAAAAAGGAAGGGTTCGATATTGAACGCAGCAAGGTTATGCTTGAAGAGCCGATCAAACAGCTCGGTGTTTATACCATCGATATCGATCTTTACAAAGATGTTATTGCCCATTTGAAAGTCTGGGTTGTAAAAGATCAGGGCAGCTGA
- a CDS encoding 4-hydroxy-tetrahydrodipicolinate synthase, with translation MELKGCYVALVTPFLSDGAVDEDGLRSNIEFLISKGVSGVVPCGTTGESATLSWEEHNRVVDIAIDEAKKRVQVIAGAGSNNTAESIKAARHAREQGADAILCITPYYNKPTQEGLFQHYKVITDEVDIPVVAYNVPGRTGTNLLPETVERLCELQNVVAVKEASGDVGQISEIHRRCGDRLTILSGDDGLTFPIIACGGKGVISVVGNILPDAMSEMISLYLQGDSAGALKIHEKLLPICRALFFESNPIPVKTAMNYLNLAAGPLRLPLTPMSENNKQKLITVLNESNVDKIKG, from the coding sequence ATGGAGCTTAAAGGATGTTATGTCGCTTTGGTGACACCTTTTTTGTCCGACGGTGCTGTTGACGAAGACGGGTTACGTTCGAATATCGAATTTCTGATCTCCAAAGGAGTCAGCGGGGTTGTTCCCTGCGGAACGACCGGAGAATCGGCTACCCTTTCATGGGAAGAGCACAATCGTGTTGTCGATATCGCCATCGATGAAGCCAAAAAAAGAGTGCAGGTTATCGCCGGTGCAGGGTCCAACAACACCGCCGAGTCGATCAAGGCCGCCCGGCACGCCCGGGAACAGGGGGCCGATGCTATATTATGTATCACTCCTTACTATAATAAACCGACCCAGGAAGGCCTCTTTCAGCATTATAAAGTGATCACCGACGAGGTGGATATCCCCGTGGTGGCATATAATGTTCCCGGAAGAACCGGGACCAATCTTCTTCCCGAAACTGTCGAGCGACTTTGCGAACTCCAGAATGTTGTCGCAGTTAAGGAAGCGAGCGGTGATGTGGGGCAAATATCCGAGATTCATCGCCGGTGTGGGGACCGGTTAACCATCCTTTCGGGTGATGACGGTTTGACGTTCCCCATAATCGCCTGTGGCGGCAAAGGCGTGATTTCGGTGGTTGGAAATATTCTTCCCGATGCCATGTCGGAAATGATTTCCCTGTATCTGCAGGGGGACAGTGCCGGTGCATTAAAAATCCACGAAAAATTGTTGCCGATTTGCCGAGCACTCTTTTTTGAGTCCAACCCGATTCCAGTAAAAACCGCCATGAACTACCTTAACCTGGCAGCAGGTCCACTTCGTCTTCCCCTGACTCCGATGAGTGAAAACAATAAACAGAAACTCATCACCGTACTCAATGAGAGTAATGTAGATAAAATAAAAGGGTAA
- a CDS encoding 4-hydroxy-tetrahydrodipicolinate reductase, with protein MPLNVIIVGALGRMGREIGSIVLNDPSLKLAGCVEIPDHPLSGIDYGEALGKGTISVPVSGDIDDVPCENAVIINFALRDAVDSFLSKVEGKNTRVVVGTTGLSDAAIASFERISTAIPVVLSPNMSLGVNLLFYLVEQTATRLKDEFDIEIIEAHHRHKKDSPSGTARRLGEIAASALGLSYDDTVRHGRSGMIGERTNKEIGMHAVRGGEIVGDHTVLFAGANEKIELRHMAQSRATFVQGAVFAAKWLAQKEPGLYSMRDVLEL; from the coding sequence ATGCCATTAAACGTTATAATTGTCGGTGCGCTTGGAAGAATGGGCCGTGAAATCGGCTCGATTGTTTTAAATGATCCATCGCTGAAGCTTGCCGGGTGTGTTGAAATTCCCGATCACCCGCTCAGCGGCATCGATTATGGCGAAGCACTGGGCAAAGGAACCATATCAGTACCGGTTTCCGGCGATATTGATGATGTTCCCTGTGAAAATGCGGTCATCATCAACTTTGCCTTACGTGATGCGGTTGATTCGTTTTTGTCAAAAGTCGAAGGAAAAAATACGCGAGTTGTTGTCGGTACTACCGGTCTCAGCGATGCCGCGATTGCTTCATTTGAGCGAATCAGCACTGCAATTCCTGTTGTATTGAGTCCGAACATGAGCCTTGGTGTCAATCTTCTTTTTTACCTTGTGGAACAGACCGCAACCCGGTTGAAAGATGAGTTTGATATCGAGATTATCGAAGCTCATCACCGTCATAAAAAAGATTCTCCCTCGGGAACCGCCCGCCGGCTTGGAGAAATAGCCGCATCGGCACTCGGTCTTTCCTACGATGATACTGTTCGCCACGGCCGTTCCGGTATGATCGGCGAGCGAACAAACAAAGAAATCGGTATGCATGCCGTTCGCGGAGGAGAAATTGTTGGTGATCATACGGTGCTTTTCGCAGGCGCCAACGAAAAAATAGAACTTCGACACATGGCGCAGAGCCGGGCAACCTTTGTCCAGGGGGCAGTATTTGCCGCAAAATGGCTTGCACAAAAGGAACCCGGATTGTATTCTATGCGTGATGTGCTCGAGCTTTAG
- the nrdR gene encoding transcriptional repressor NrdR produces MKCPFCGYEQDKVVDSRSSREGRAVRRRRECLKCEKRFTTYEYVETAPLTIVKNDQRREPFDRQKLLQGIETACKKRPVGKKQVEGVVDRILDRVEKLAKIEVPSQEIGKLVMEELRLLDDIAYIRFASVYRQFSDKGEFVSEIKEMGVE; encoded by the coding sequence ATGAAATGTCCTTTTTGCGGGTATGAGCAGGACAAAGTTGTTGATTCGCGTTCAAGCAGGGAGGGGCGCGCTGTCCGGAGACGGCGGGAGTGTCTGAAATGTGAAAAACGTTTTACCACCTATGAATATGTCGAGACCGCCCCTTTGACCATTGTCAAGAATGATCAGCGGCGGGAGCCTTTTGACCGTCAGAAGCTCCTGCAGGGTATTGAAACCGCGTGCAAAAAGCGGCCGGTCGGCAAGAAACAGGTGGAAGGTGTTGTCGACAGGATCCTCGACCGGGTCGAAAAACTTGCCAAAATCGAAGTGCCCAGCCAGGAGATCGGAAAACTCGTAATGGAAGAGTTGAGGCTTTTAGATGATATCGCTTATATCAGGTTTGCATCGGTGTATCGTCAGTTCAGTGATAAAGGCGAGTTCGTTTCCGAAATCAAAGAGATGGGTGTTGAGTGA
- the dacB gene encoding D-alanyl-D-alanine carboxypeptidase/D-alanyl-D-alanine-endopeptidase: MRPLNLVFALVILLLFREPLLASPPQGKSALFRKITAAIAEKDYPSGSVGVCIQDVSSGKTIVAVNADSFYIPASVSKLVTGAMGLELLGLDYTFQTNAYIDGDLNRESGELDGTLYIQGRGDPGFLVERMWLFVQHLSHLGITSIRKDLVLDDFFFDSVFCGPGFGEEKTSRSYEATIGALSAGFNCVAIHVRPGDTVGAPVQVDLFPPLKDVHLVATAKTIAPLRRDKIEVKTEKVDDRTGVFVYGSMHVDAEPRYIFRKTWHSWKNFGNTLQGLFDKSKITLAGTVRHEKVPDSLEKRGPFYTFESLPFTEYLRHMFKYSSNFAAEMIFKTIAAENDSIPGSWEGGERVALEWWKDNGLPGTPVIKNGSGMGKVNRLKPAQVVALLRHAHGKKEYAPDYVSLLSVAGVDGTLKDRFARSRLKGIMRAKTGTLNDHGVSTLAGYVLMPEKTWAFALLINNKNVSQITHWELQQEILHLAVPSE; the protein is encoded by the coding sequence ATGCGCCCGCTTAACCTTGTTTTTGCCCTTGTTATTCTCCTTCTCTTTCGAGAACCCCTGTTGGCGTCTCCTCCCCAGGGCAAGTCTGCGCTTTTCAGGAAAATTACCGCAGCTATTGCCGAAAAAGATTATCCTTCCGGTTCGGTTGGTGTTTGCATTCAGGATGTTTCATCGGGGAAGACGATTGTTGCAGTAAATGCCGATTCATTCTATATTCCGGCATCTGTTTCAAAACTGGTGACCGGCGCAATGGGCCTCGAACTCCTGGGACTTGATTACACCTTTCAAACCAATGCTTATATCGACGGCGATCTGAATCGGGAAAGCGGTGAGCTTGATGGTACCCTTTATATTCAGGGAAGAGGGGATCCGGGATTTCTGGTGGAACGGATGTGGCTTTTTGTGCAGCATCTTTCCCATCTGGGAATTACATCCATTCGTAAGGATCTTGTGCTTGATGATTTCTTTTTTGATTCGGTTTTCTGCGGACCGGGATTTGGTGAAGAAAAAACGAGCAGGTCGTATGAAGCAACCATTGGGGCGCTCTCGGCAGGATTCAATTGTGTCGCGATTCACGTTCGCCCCGGTGATACGGTTGGCGCTCCGGTGCAGGTCGATCTCTTCCCTCCACTTAAGGATGTTCACCTTGTTGCGACTGCAAAAACGATCGCACCACTCAGGAGAGATAAAATCGAGGTGAAAACCGAGAAGGTCGATGACCGGACCGGGGTGTTTGTGTATGGAAGTATGCATGTGGATGCCGAACCCCGGTATATATTCAGAAAGACATGGCATAGCTGGAAAAATTTCGGTAATACGCTTCAGGGGCTTTTTGATAAGAGCAAGATAACCCTCGCCGGCACCGTGCGCCACGAAAAAGTACCCGATTCACTGGAGAAACGAGGTCCTTTCTATACCTTCGAATCGCTTCCTTTCACAGAATATCTCCGCCACATGTTCAAATACTCCAGCAATTTTGCCGCCGAGATGATTTTCAAAACCATCGCTGCAGAAAACGATTCGATTCCCGGTTCATGGGAAGGGGGAGAAAGGGTAGCGCTTGAGTGGTGGAAAGATAACGGACTGCCTGGTACGCCGGTAATAAAAAACGGTTCAGGGATGGGAAAGGTGAATCGTCTGAAACCTGCGCAGGTGGTCGCCCTGCTCAGGCATGCGCACGGGAAAAAAGAATACGCTCCCGATTATGTTTCCCTCCTGTCGGTTGCCGGCGTTGACGGTACCCTTAAAGACCGGTTTGCCCGGTCACGGCTCAAAGGTATTATGCGGGCAAAGACCGGTACCCTCAATGATCACGGTGTCAGTACGCTGGCCGGGTATGTGCTGATGCCCGAAAAAACCTGGGCCTTTGCACTCCTGATCAATAATAAAAATGTCTCCCAGATCACCCATTGGGAACTGCAGCAGGAGATCCTCCATCTGGCGGTACCTTCCGAGTGA
- the hisA gene encoding phosphoribosylformimino-5-aminoimidazole carboxamide ribotide isomerase, with the protein MRFRPCIDLHDGTVKQIVGSTLSDSDRNGLVTNFESEKPPAFYAGLYRKDNLLGGHIIMLGPGNEKAACEALAAYPGGMQVGGGITPDNSHVFLDAGASHVIVTSYVFNNGTINRDNLERIVSTVGKDRLVLDLSCKKMGDHYVVATNRWQKLSSMKITQNTLAELSKYCSEFLVHAADVEGKQQGIEKKLVALLGNCSPLPVTYAGGIRGLEDLEIILTEGGDRVDATIGSALDIFGGKVPYADVVAWHRNHVA; encoded by the coding sequence ATGAGATTTCGTCCCTGCATAGACCTTCATGACGGTACCGTGAAACAGATTGTCGGAAGCACACTTTCCGATTCCGACCGGAATGGTCTTGTCACCAATTTCGAGTCGGAAAAGCCGCCAGCCTTTTATGCCGGATTATACCGTAAAGACAATCTGCTGGGTGGTCACATTATCATGCTGGGTCCGGGCAATGAAAAGGCTGCCTGTGAAGCCCTGGCGGCGTATCCCGGAGGAATGCAGGTCGGCGGTGGAATAACGCCCGATAATTCCCATGTTTTTCTTGATGCCGGGGCATCCCATGTTATCGTAACCTCCTATGTCTTTAACAACGGCACGATCAATCGGGATAATCTTGAGCGGATAGTATCCACGGTGGGCAAAGACCGTCTTGTGCTGGACTTGAGTTGTAAGAAAATGGGTGATCACTATGTTGTTGCCACGAATCGATGGCAGAAGCTTTCTTCAATGAAAATCACTCAAAATACATTGGCCGAATTATCGAAATACTGTAGTGAATTTCTGGTTCATGCCGCCGATGTGGAGGGGAAGCAGCAGGGGATCGAGAAGAAGCTTGTTGCACTGCTCGGTAATTGTTCTCCTCTTCCGGTAACCTATGCGGGTGGGATACGGGGTCTTGAAGATCTGGAGATTATTCTGACAGAGGGGGGTGACCGGGTCGATGCCACTATCGGAAGTGCTCTTGATATTTTCGGAGGTAAGGTTCCCTATGCCGATGTTGTCGCGTGGCACCGGAACCATGTTGCATGA
- a CDS encoding AAA family ATPase, with amino-acid sequence MKKMVSSECASVPCPVTALCIMGHSNAGKSPLGEYLCYSCSGRSERRHHLDFGEHLRRIARDDLSYGFDAGDRAYVRTVLDGTLLDDAHFYIARRIIEWFLNSRGFNREHDLLLLNGIPRHQRQAEGLARMGVVVGKVICLSCSPEVALERKRLADRGEGHENRRARGDGSIDIFRKKIESFERETLPLRDYYANAGADILYVDVGEKTAPKGMAEQVKDFL; translated from the coding sequence ATGAAAAAAATGGTATCATCGGAATGTGCATCTGTCCCGTGTCCGGTAACCGCTCTCTGTATTATGGGACATTCGAATGCGGGCAAGTCTCCCCTGGGAGAATATCTGTGCTATAGCTGCAGCGGCCGGTCCGAAAGGCGGCACCATCTTGATTTCGGAGAGCATCTCCGCCGGATTGCCCGTGATGATCTTTCCTATGGTTTTGATGCAGGCGACCGGGCTTATGTGCGGACCGTTCTTGATGGTACATTGCTTGATGATGCGCATTTTTATATTGCCCGCCGGATTATCGAATGGTTTCTGAATAGCAGGGGCTTCAATCGGGAACACGACCTGCTGCTCCTCAACGGAATACCCCGTCACCAGAGGCAGGCAGAGGGGCTTGCCCGTATGGGGGTGGTGGTAGGGAAAGTAATCTGTCTTTCCTGTTCGCCCGAAGTTGCTTTGGAGAGAAAACGTCTGGCCGATCGGGGCGAGGGACATGAAAACCGGAGAGCGCGGGGTGACGGTTCGATTGACATATTCAGAAAAAAAATCGAATCGTTCGAACGCGAGACCCTGCCGCTGCGTGACTATTATGCCAATGCCGGGGCGGATATCCTGTATGTCGATGTAGGTGAAAAGACGGCCCCGAAAGGCATGGCTGAACAGGTTAAGGATTTTTTATAA
- a CDS encoding DNA polymerase II, with protein sequence MNFHDTVDCFLLTRSHRDFRGTFEMTFHAVTTSGATARIVIDNYRPLFFVPQSVPPSLTRLCAERADRGLRAMDGTSVDCCYFSTWASYLECVRLLRSQGIPAFESDVHPVDRYLMERSVKGGFEMRCDYPEKAHHLEVRNPHIRGKDVPFNLRVLSLDIETNADTGQLYSIAFSGRNNSAFIIGDMENRPEIVFCSDEVDLLKKAFNALRKEDPDVIIGWSIVDFDLRVVQERCELHKIPFRIGRESVAAVIEVGQGDTVRRIARVPGRVVLDIPVMLRTHYSTFEEYSLEHVAQTLLGKHKIITKTDREKIDEINRLFAQDKLLLARYNIEDAVLTREIFETTKILPNAVERVKRSGHLLDRPGGSIAAFDYLYLPRLHRAGYVARDVADVEKPAVPLSGGYVMESKPGIYENVLVCDFRSLYPSIIMTFMIDPLGYASKSDKRITGPVGPSFAREETILPKIISELMIARAEAKKAGNPYLSQAIKLLMNSFYGVLGTPACRFFSHDLADTITGTGRHILKETVRHIEKTTGYDVIYGDTDSLFILLGKGFEDRAGEIGAEIAAEVTAWLRHEIRERFKAYSTLELEFETHFRHFFMPTLRGGTQGSKKRYCGAVEQNGKLILHFKGLESARSDWTALAKEFQHEIYMRVFTGKPVEEYILSVVKKVKEGIFDDKLVYRKRLRKSLNDYAGHAPPHVQAARLLDSPRHSIAYYITREGPQPREKRTAPLDYNHYIDTQLKPIADSILEWTAHDFDSIVTGQQDMWG encoded by the coding sequence ATGAATTTTCATGATACGGTCGATTGTTTTCTCCTGACCCGGTCTCACCGGGATTTTCGGGGTACCTTCGAAATGACATTCCATGCAGTTACCACCAGCGGTGCAACGGCACGAATAGTAATCGATAATTACCGTCCGCTTTTTTTTGTACCGCAAAGTGTTCCGCCGTCGCTGACCCGCCTGTGTGCGGAACGGGCAGACCGGGGGCTTCGTGCAATGGACGGCACGTCGGTGGATTGTTGCTACTTTTCCACCTGGGCGTCTTATCTCGAATGTGTGCGGCTTCTTCGGTCGCAGGGTATACCCGCCTTTGAATCGGATGTCCATCCTGTCGACCGCTATCTCATGGAGCGGTCTGTAAAGGGCGGGTTCGAGATGCGATGCGATTACCCCGAAAAAGCACATCATCTCGAAGTCCGCAATCCTCATATCAGGGGTAAAGACGTGCCGTTTAACTTGCGGGTATTGTCACTGGATATCGAAACCAATGCAGATACCGGCCAACTGTACAGTATCGCCTTCTCGGGGCGGAACAACAGCGCTTTTATTATCGGCGACATGGAAAACAGACCGGAAATCGTTTTTTGCAGCGATGAAGTCGATCTTTTAAAGAAGGCATTTAATGCTTTGCGGAAGGAAGATCCGGATGTTATTATCGGATGGAGCATTGTTGATTTTGATTTACGGGTCGTTCAGGAGCGATGTGAACTGCATAAAATTCCCTTTCGTATCGGGCGGGAATCGGTTGCTGCGGTGATCGAGGTCGGTCAGGGAGATACGGTCCGCCGTATCGCCCGGGTCCCCGGACGGGTTGTTCTCGATATCCCGGTCATGCTTCGCACCCATTACAGTACCTTCGAAGAGTATTCGTTGGAGCATGTCGCTCAAACACTTCTGGGCAAGCACAAGATTATCACCAAAACCGACAGGGAGAAGATCGATGAGATCAATCGGCTCTTTGCACAGGATAAGCTGTTGCTTGCGCGGTACAATATCGAAGATGCTGTTTTAACCCGGGAGATATTCGAAACAACAAAAATCCTTCCCAACGCTGTTGAACGTGTCAAGCGGTCGGGGCATCTCCTCGACCGCCCCGGAGGAAGTATTGCCGCGTTCGATTATCTTTACCTTCCCCGGCTCCACCGGGCAGGGTATGTTGCCCGTGATGTTGCTGATGTGGAAAAACCTGCGGTCCCACTCTCGGGCGGCTATGTCATGGAGTCAAAACCGGGGATCTACGAAAATGTACTGGTATGCGATTTCAGGAGTCTCTATCCGTCAATAATTATGACCTTCATGATCGATCCGCTGGGGTATGCCTCGAAATCGGATAAGCGGATCACCGGTCCGGTAGGACCGAGTTTTGCCCGTGAAGAGACCATATTGCCGAAAATCATCTCCGAGCTGATGATTGCGCGGGCGGAAGCCAAAAAGGCCGGTAATCCCTATCTGTCACAGGCAATCAAGCTGCTTATGAACAGCTTTTACGGAGTTTTAGGCACCCCTGCCTGCAGGTTCTTTTCCCATGACCTTGCCGATACAATTACCGGTACGGGGCGGCACATTTTAAAAGAGACAGTTAGGCATATCGAAAAAACGACCGGGTATGATGTCATTTACGGTGATACAGACTCACTCTTCATTCTCCTGGGTAAAGGGTTTGAAGACCGGGCCGGTGAGATCGGCGCAGAGATTGCCGCAGAGGTTACCGCATGGCTCCGCCATGAAATCCGGGAGCGGTTCAAGGCCTATTCGACACTTGAACTCGAATTCGAAACCCATTTCCGTCACTTTTTCATGCCCACCCTCAGAGGCGGGACCCAGGGAAGTAAAAAACGGTACTGCGGCGCGGTGGAACAGAACGGAAAATTAATCCTCCATTTCAAAGGCCTCGAATCGGCCCGTTCCGACTGGACAGCACTGGCAAAGGAATTTCAGCACGAAATATATATGCGGGTATTTACCGGGAAGCCTGTTGAAGAGTATATCCTTTCGGTAGTCAAAAAAGTGAAAGAGGGCATCTTCGATGACAAGCTGGTCTACCGGAAACGTCTCCGCAAGTCTCTGAACGACTATGCCGGTCATGCTCCGCCCCATGTGCAGGCAGCCCGACTTCTGGATTCACCCAGACACAGTATTGCCTACTATATCACCAGAGAAGGTCCCCAGCCCAGAGAAAAGAGGACCGCACCGCTGGATTACAACCACTATATCGACACTCAGCTCAAACCAATCGCCGATTCGATTCTCGAGTGGACCGCCCATGATTTCGACTCAATTGTCACCGGCCAGCAGGATATGTGGGGGTGA